DNA from Dokdonella koreensis DS-123:
GCGCGGGGCCGATCGTGCGGCCGGGGACGGCCAGGGCATAGGCCTCGCCCGCGGCCTCGGCCATCAGCACCCAGGCGGTCAGGCGGCCGATGCGCGCTTCGTGATCGAGCCCCGCCACCGCGTGATAGTCCAGCACCACCGCCGTACCGCCCTGGCGTTCGTGGTCGCGCACCAGCAGCGTCGCGTGACGCGCCGAGGCGCGCCAGGCGATGCGCCGCGGCGGGTCGTGCTCGCGGTAGTCGCGCAGGCCGGCCGGCTCGTCCTCGGCGCTGCCGGCCAGGCGGCCGTCCTGGCGGTCGCCGGCGCGCGGCAGCGGCGGCGGATCGGCCTCCGGACGCGGGTAGACCAGCAGGCTCGCATCCGGGTTGATCCAGCTCCAGACCGTGAACATGCCCAACGGAAACGACGACGAGACGCGCACGCGACCGGGCCGGAACCAGCCGCGCTCGCGTGTCGGCACGGCCAGCACGGTCGCGGCGGCGCGATCGCGGTCGGCGGCGAAGACGGTCTCGGCCGCCTCGGCCGACAGGCGCAGCCCGAGGCGGTCGCGGCCGTCGGCTGCGAAGACCAGCTCCACCGGCATCGCCTCGCCGGCGTGGCACGCGCGCGCGCGGACCTGCACCAGCCGCAGGCCCGACAGCGCGCGAAAGCCCACGAACACGCTGACGAAGCAGGCACCGCCGAGCAGGCAGGTCAGCAGCAGGGCCGGGTTGTTGCCGTAGTTCAGTGCGCCGGTGAGCATGACCGCGGTCAGCAGCGCGAAGACCAGGCCGTAGCCGGTCGGCAGCACGTAGATCCGGCGCCGGTCGAGCAGGATCGGCAGCGCCTCGGGTCTGCGCAGGCGCGTCAGCGCGGGCAGCGTGCGCTCGGCCCAGGCCAGCAGGCGCCCGCGCCAGGCCGCGATGCGCGAGGTCGCCCGGCCCATCGTCAGCGTACCGGGGTCGTTTCCAGCAGCCGCCGCGCCAGCACGTCGCGGTCGCCGCGCGCATGGCTGGCCGGCGCGAGGCGGTGCGCCGCGACCACCTCGAACACCGCCTGCACGTCTTCCGGCAGTACCTGCGGCCGGCCGGCCAGGTAGGCATGTGCGCGCGCCGCGGCCAGCAGCGCCAGGCCCGCGCGCGGCGACAGGCCGATGCGGATCTCCGGATCGCTGCGGCTGGCCTCCAGCAGCGCGTGGACGTACTCGATCAGTGCCCGGCTGACCGTCAGCGCGGCGCAGGCGGCGCGCAGCGCCAGCACCTGCTCGGGGGCCAGGCACGGCTGCAGCGCGTCGAGGGCGCCGCGACGGTCGGGCGCGGCCAGCATCGCCTGCTCGGCGGCGCGGTCCGGATAGCCGATGCCCATGCGCAGCATGAACCGGTCCAGCTGCGAATCGGGCAGCGGGTAGGTGCCGGCCAGGTCCAGCGGGTTCTGCGTGGCGACGACGAAGAACGGCGTCGCCAGCGGATGGCTGCGGCCGTCGACGGTGACCTGCTCCTCGGCCATCGCCTCCAGCAGGGCGCTCTGCGTCTTCGGCGTGGCGCGGTTGATCTCGTCGGCCAGCAGCAGTTGCGTGAACAGCGGGCCGGGGTGGAAGCGGAACGTCCCGCCGTCGATCCGGCCCGGCTCGCGCTCGTAGATGCTGACGCCGATAATGTCCGACGGCAGCAGGTCGCTGGTGAACTGGACGCGCTGGAAACTCAGGCCGAGGGTCGCCGCCAGCGCATGCGCCAGCGTGGTCTTGCCGACGCCCGGCAGGTCCTCGATCAGCAGGTGGCCGCCGGCCAGCAGGCAGACGAAGGCGAGGCGCACCTCGCGCATCTTGCCGAGCAGGACGGTATCGACCTGCGCGGTGGCGCGTGCCAGCGCATCGCGCAGGATTTCGGGCGAGGTCGGGAGCGGCGGCGAATCGATCAGCTTCATCGGAGAACGGGTACCGGTTTGGACACGAACATGCGGGGCCTGCCTGCCGGCAGTGTAGCGACCGCGGCGGGGCGCAACGAACACCGGCGCCTTGAGACCGTGTTCCATGTCGCATTGTTCACGACCGCCGTCGTGAAGATCGCGCTGGCCGCGACCCTGGCCCCGTTCGTCGACGAGGCGTTCTACTGGCAGGAGAGCCGCCACCTGGCCTGGTCCTACACCGACCTGCCCCCGCTGACCGCCTGGCTGATCGCGGCCGGCGAGGGCCTGTTCGGCCACGGCGTGCTGGCGATGCGCGCGCCGTTCCTGCTGATCGGCCTCGCACTGCCGTGGCTGGTCGCCGGCTACGCCCGACGGCTTTCGGGCG
Protein-coding regions in this window:
- a CDS encoding DUF58 domain-containing protein → MGRATSRIAAWRGRLLAWAERTLPALTRLRRPEALPILLDRRRIYVLPTGYGLVFALLTAVMLTGALNYGNNPALLLTCLLGGACFVSVFVGFRALSGLRLVQVRARACHAGEAMPVELVFAADGRDRLGLRLSAEAAETVFAADRDRAAATVLAVPTRERGWFRPGRVRVSSSFPLGMFTVWSWINPDASLLVYPRPEADPPPLPRAGDRQDGRLAGSAEDEPAGLRDYREHDPPRRIAWRASARHATLLVRDHERQGGTAVVLDYHAVAGLDHEARIGRLTAWVLMAEAAGEAYALAVPGRTIGPALGAGHRAECLRALALLPAA
- a CDS encoding AAA family ATPase — encoded protein: MKLIDSPPLPTSPEILRDALARATAQVDTVLLGKMREVRLAFVCLLAGGHLLIEDLPGVGKTTLAHALAATLGLSFQRVQFTSDLLPSDIIGVSIYEREPGRIDGGTFRFHPGPLFTQLLLADEINRATPKTQSALLEAMAEEQVTVDGRSHPLATPFFVVATQNPLDLAGTYPLPDSQLDRFMLRMGIGYPDRAAEQAMLAAPDRRGALDALQPCLAPEQVLALRAACAALTVSRALIEYVHALLEASRSDPEIRIGLSPRAGLALLAAARAHAYLAGRPQVLPEDVQAVFEVVAAHRLAPASHARGDRDVLARRLLETTPVR